CATCTCATTAAATTATAAAATGCCCTTAGCTTATCCTGATTTAAATATAGGTTCACTTATATATTTAAGGAAAATTCTTACCAATGTTTTCTACGATTATGCAGAAGGAACATACAATAATAAGAATAAAATATACAAATCTGTTGGCGCTGATTTAATAACCGATGTTCATTTCGTACGTTTCTTTATCCCGTTGTACCTGGGTTTACGGACATCCTATTTACCTTCGGAAAAAGATATTGTTTATGAAATGCTTTTCAGTGTTGACTTTTCGGGGTTTTGAGAATTGACAGAATGAATGATTGATTGAATAACTTTATAACATAACATATGAACACATTAGTAAAAATTATAATAACAGCATTTGCGGTAATTATAACATCTTATATTTTACCCGGGGTAAAGATTGATGGGTTCCTTACAGCACTTATAGTTGCTGCAGTATTATCCCTTCTGAATATTTTTATAAAACCATTATTGATTCTGCTAACTATCCCCATCACATTTTATACATTCGGATTATTCCTTTTGGTAATCAATGCCGTAATAATTATAATGACCAGCAGTTTGGTGCCCGGGTTTAAAGTTGATGGTTTCTGGTGGGCGCTTGCTTTCAGCATTATTTTGTCAGTAGTACGTTCATTGCTTGAAAGTATTGATAATAAAGATAACCGGCAACAACCTTATACAGAATAATAATAAAAAGGGGGGGCAGCCCTTCGGGCTGCCCCCCTTTTTATTATATACCGATACGGAACAGATTTGCATTTTTCTTATTTTAATCCTATCGGTATAACTCGTTCTAATCAAATTTGCTTTTGCATTCTTGATAAGAACGAGTATAAAACTCAATTAAATATTTTTAATCCATCACACAACGAATGCTCATTCCGCATTTCTTATTATATGTGCCATGAACTGTATTTGCATTTCCATAATATAAATTTACTCCCCATGCATTTGATGCATCGCTGGCTGTTGTTGACCACCAACATCCATAATTAGTAATCAAATCAAATCCGCCAGTTGGAAGACGATCGCCTCCAGGAATAGCAGTAAAGCCGCTTGAGTTGGAAGCACCTGTATTCGGAGTTACCCAATGAGTGGTTCCGGTTTCTTTTAAACAGCCTCCTGCTGCACTCTCACCACCCAAATATGAAATTAAAGTTGTCCAGTCGGCATCAGTGGCAACATGCCAACCTGTTGGTGCAATATTCCTGCTATCGGATGCAGCACTCCAGTTGTAAAGGTAACCATACATTGTTGCTGTTGGTGCTGAATTGTTATAACAACAATATGCACCGCTTGTAAGGTTCGACCATTGGGTATTATCAGAAACATTAGCAATAGCATCACCATTACGGTAATGGGTTACATGTAAATTTTCCACAAGCCATGCCTGTGTTCCAATAACTACAGTATGATAAACATTTCCGTCAACATCGTTAACAGTAGCAGGTGCTGTAACCTGGGTATCATCTTCATCTTCATCTTTATCTTTTTTACAACTACTGGTAAACAAAATAAAAATACCCATAATGATCACAGGGCAAAACCAAAATAAAAATTTATTTCTTCTCATGTGTGTAAAATAAAAAATGGTTTTTCAATAATTTAAAAAACAAATATATGCAATATTGAGAAACTGTTTTGAATTCATTCAAATTTAATTGTATTAACGGTCAGACTGAGCCGATTCTCCAGGAATAACAATATTCTCCTATCCGGAAGTCACTGAAGGAGAATCGTGTCGAAGTCGACCGATATTTGTAACTCTTCGACACGGACAACAACACGTATGCCCTCGCTGTGTCCGGCTCTGAGTGACAATTAAAGTTATAATATGTATACTATATAAAAAATTCATAACAGTTTCTGAATACAACAATAAATATTTTATACCGATTTGAAAAATAATATAGTCCAAACTTCATTTCAATTGTTTGTACTCCGCCTTGGCGGATGATTTTTATATCGGCATAACCAAAGTAAGAATTTGTAGTATGTCTTTGGACTATCTACAAATTCACTTTGGTATTATTTTAAGTGCCTGAAATCTTTTCGTATATCAATAAAAAGTTTTTTGTTTGCATTCTTAACGTTTATTTTTTTCAGCTTCGCTTTACTCCACCATGAACATTTTAAATAAAGTTTCAAATCATCAAGAAGTTTATCCGTGATAAAATTCTTTTCCATAGTAATGGGTTCATAATTCTTAAATGCATCCTGGTATATATAACCATCGCAATAATCACCCAATGTAAAACCGGGATGCCCCAAAGCATAGTACGAATCAGCTGAAGAAAGCTTCCGGAATGGCGAATTCGCTACATCGAACCCTACTCTTTTGTCTTTAAATTTTTTCATTACCGAATCAATCGTTCCATTTACAGGTCGCACACAGGGAACATCAAAACCTTTTGCTGAAGGCCATCCTGCATGAAGATATATATTAAAAATTTTTCCTTTTAATGAATCGTAAAGCACATTTCCAAAACGCGAAATATAACCATTTACTATTTTATTCTCAAAATCATAATCAGGTGTGTGATACCTGGTAAGGGCACGATTGCTTGAAGTATAAATCAATGCTTTTACTTTCTTCTTTTTTATTTCATCATAAAAAACCTTTAACATAAAAAGGTCAAGATTATTTTTCATGTAATGTAACTTTTCACAAGGGAAATATAAACATGCAAGGTTTACTATACGGAATTTTTTTTCTCCCGGTTTTAACGAATGGTTTACTTTCCATGCTGCTTCATATAAATCGATATATTCCTTATATCCCCATAATGAATTATACCGGAACATTATTGAATCAGCTCTCTTCCTGTTAAATTCGGGAGCGGTGATCAGTGAATCGATAAGTTTCTGATGCAGCGATACGCCATATTCTGTAGCCAGGCAGTAAATCCCGTTTTTATATAACAAAGGGATAAGGTTGGCAATTAATTCCACATCATGTTTTATACGTCCGTATTCACCTATCAAAACATAATCATGATCCTTGAATTTACTTATAACATAATCTTCGGGTGTTGCCCAGTTATTTTTTAAATACGTTGCCAGTTCATTTTGCCTGCTTTCCTGCGCCTGCAGCAAACAATATGAAAACAGGAAAAATAAAATAAGTTTTAATTTGGTCATAGAAATTTAATTTATTCAATAAATATGATTTTAAAAATATCAAACTTTAATTGGTATACCGATACAACATGTTCGCCTCATGCTAATGCTTGCAAAATAAGTTGACTTTTCATTCTTAGTTGTTTATTAATTTTTCAAACTGTAATTCGGGTAAAATTATTTTTACTTCTTGTGCTTTGTCTTCCCCTTGCCAATGAACGATAAAATTAACTTTCGCCTCTGTTAATTCAAATCCGTTTGTCTTTAGGTCTGCTAATGTATCAATAAATTTCTTTGAGAACTTCAAAACTAATTCACCTTTTTCGTTCTTACAACCTTCTTCTGAAATATTAATTAAATCTCCGCTTGTTAATGCACTTACTCGTTTCTGTATAAATTCAAAATAGCCTAAGTTTAAATCTTTGTGTGAAAGATGCAACGCCAAACAGCTTGGCGATTGGAATATGTTATTATTTTCTACTCTCTCAACTTCCTCTGTTTTTATCTTGTCAAGATAATTACCATTCAAGTGAATTATCAACTTTTGTTTTGCTCTTGTCATTGCAACATACAACTGTCGTTTCTTTTCATCTTCGCTTACATCAATGTTTTCAAGCATCAGAAAAACATTGTCAAACTCTTTTCCTTTTGCTTTATGAATGGTTGAAACGAAAATTATTTCTCCATTTTCATTTATGAAATCTTCAAGTTTTGATTCTCTGATAAAAACTTCAAAATCGGATTTGTATTTCTTCTTTGTATTTGTAGCCTCAAAATCTTTAATGAGATTGTTCCATATATCAAACTTTGAACTATGCTTGTATCTATCAATTACTTTCCTTTTAGCATTACTCCATACATCATCAGTGATTGTATATACATCATCTTCCAAATTCAATTCATTTAAAAAGAAACGAACCTCTGCAAGATTATATAAACTGAACCCATCATTGGATTGAATCAATTTTGCTTGCAATCCTCTCTTTGTCAGAAGTCCTGCAACCTGAAATGCTTCTTCATTTTTGTGTGTAAGAACGCATGTTGTACCTGATAGACCAGTAGTAAGTATGTCGTCAATAAAAGGGGTGATAAGATTGTAATTCTTGTAATAAACAATTTTGATTTTTCCATTGTCGGTTTGTTTTGCTTCAATCGGAATTTCTTTCAGTCGTTTTTCAATTGTCTTTACAAACTGATTAGTGAATGAAACCAAATTGCTTTTGCTCCTGTAATTTGTTATGAGTTCATATTTTGTTGCTTTCTTCTCAGTAATAAAACTCAACAAGTATTTTGAATCTGCTCCACGCCATTCATAAATATTTTGGTCATCATCACCAACTAAAATCACTCTCATTTCTTCGTTTTTTTCCATCAGCACTTTTATCAGCTCAAATTCGTCCTCGTCCATGTCTTGTGCTTCATCAATTACTAAAACTGTTTTCGTGATTCTGCTTATCTCAACTTCGTTTTTCTTAATTTTCTCAACAGTTGTTTTAATTATTTCACTTGCTCTGTCAATCGTTCCAACTTTTCCCAACAAGTCAAAACAATAGGAGTGAAAAGTTTTCATGTCAATGAAGTTGGCAGCATTTCCGATTAATTCAATCAATCTCTTTTTAAATTCCGTAGCCGCTGCTCTTGAAAATGTTACCATTAGTAGCTGGTCATGTTTTACATCTTCCATTAAAAGCAACGAAGCTAATTTGTGAACTAAAACTTTTGTTTTTCCGCTACCTGGTCCTGCTGCAACTACAATGTATTTTGAATTCTTATCATCAATTATTCTTCGCTGAATATCTGACAACGAATCAAAAAGTTGTTTGTATTTCTTGGGTGTTATGTTTCTCTTTATTTCGAACTCTCGGCTGCCTTTGAAATATTTATGTAGAAACGAAGGAAAGTTCAATTGAAAATAATCGTCAACAAATTTCAATGCTCCAGCATAATCGTCAATCATCTTTTTTGCATACTCCCCCACGATATGAATTTGCTGAACCTTATGGTCGTAATAATCACTTAGTTTCTGATAATCTTGTTCCTTGTATTGAACTCTCGGATTTAGTTCAATCTTGTCAATTGTAAGTTTGTTGTAAACTACAAGAAAGCCGCCTTCAATTTTTATTGCTTCAATTCTTGACAGATAAAACAAAGTATCTTCAATGTCGTCAATAGTTGTTTTGACCTTAAACAACTGAAGTTGTTTACTAAAAGCTTCTTGCAATTCAAGAACAGAAAATTCAACCAACACTTCATCTTTGCCAGATTCTCCATCTTCCTTAATGGTATTGCTCTTTTCATACAAGTAGTCAACAATAAATTGAGATAAGATGTGGCGCTGCTCTAACCTCTTTTTTAATTCTTCTTTGGGCTGACAACTTATTGCTACAATATGATTCTTGTTATAATCTTTATTGTGTCGCTTAATCCAATTCTTAATCGCCCAAAAGTTTAATAGAGTTTTTATTTTATTAGGCGTTACTTCCATGCATCCATTTTCTTCCGCTTTTTCATTCAGTTCTTTAATGTGAAATGATTTTTCCTGTTCATCAAACAATGGACAAAGGAAATTTTCAATTAGTCCATATGATTCAACAATATCAAGTGAACTTTTTTTGTTCACACCCCTTTTAATAAATGCTGTCAAATCTTTTGCATCTGCTAAAATCTTTTCATCACGTAAAAGATTTACAACTGAAATCACATTCTTAATTTCAATTCCTAAGTTATCGGAGATATAATCAACTCTTGATTCAGCTTCGTCTTGTTGTGATTGCTTTCTGCTCTTACTTGAAAAAAGAGTTTTGATAATTCTTGTAGCTGTAATTTTTTGTTCCTCACTAAATTTTTGCGAATGCATTATTTTATCAATAGCTTCTTGTGCATTTTTTGAAAGAATACTATTGGCAAAAATTCTTGGCATATTTTGCTTCCGCTTTAAATAGCCAGCTTCTTCCAATGCCGCTATGGCTGTTGTTACTCTCGTTTCAACTTCATTTAAATTGTCGTTCCAACCTGCTTGTCTTGCAATTTCTAAAGCTGATTTTTGAACACTTGATTTGAATTTTGTGATAAATTTTATTGCTTTCCAAATTTGCTGTATCTCATGTATGTTAAGTTTGGTTTGATTTAATAAAATAAAATGTTTTCCTAAATCTTCCTCATTAAATAAAACATAACAATCAGCTGTTATATTCTCATCTCGTCCTGCTCGTCCTGCTTCCTGAACATAGTTTTCAAGTGAATCGGAAATTTCATAATGAACAACTAATCCAACATCTTTTTTATCAACTCCCATCCCAAAAGCAGAAGTTGCAACCATTATCTGAACATCACCTGCTATGAATGCATTTTGATTATCTGTTTTCTCCTGACTTTCCATTTTGCCATGAAATGCTCTTGCATTGAATCCATCTTCACATAATCGTATTGCAAGCTCTCTTGCTCTTTTTGTTCTTGAAACATAAATGATAGTCGGACAATTTTTCTCCTCAACTAAATCTCGGACAGAATTATATTTTTCTTCATCATCACCTTTTTCAAAAACTTTATAATGAAGATTTGTTCTTGTCGCTTTGGAAGGAAAAATTTCCAACTTGATTCCTAACTTTTCTTTAAAGTATGTACAAATGTCTTCAATTACTTTTTGTTTTGCAGTTGCAGTGAAACAAGAAACAGGAATTTGTTCTTCAAGATTTTTACTCTCTTGAAGTGATTTAATAAAGTCACCGATGTATAAATAATCAACTCTGAAATCTTGCCCCCACGATGAAAAGCAGTGTGCTTCATCAATAACAAAGCGAACAACTTTTCTTCCTAATAATAATTTCTCAGTTGTCTTTGAACGCAAAGATTCGGGAGAGATATAAAGAATGGATGCAAATCCATCTTGAATTCTTTGAATTGATTTTGCTCTTTCAATAGGGTCAAGCAAACCATTTATTGTAACTGCATCTGTAATTCCAATTCTTTCAAGATTGTCAACTTGGTCTTTCATTAAGGATTGCAAAGGAGAAATTACAACTGTCAAACCTTTGGCATTTTCCCCACTCATTAAAGCTGGAACTTGGAATGTGATTGACTTGCCTCCGCCTGTTGGAAACACTGCTAAAATTGATTTGTTTTCAACGGCTGCCTGAACTGCGTTCTCTTGCAATGGTTCGCCTGCATAACTTCTATATTCGTCAAAGCCAAAATAATTTTTAAGTCCCTTGTGTATGTCTAAAGCCTGATGGCAATACAAACAACCAGTCAAGCAAGGATTGTTTCTTAGTAAAAACATTATTCGTTCAACTTTCGGATAGTTCTTTAAAACCCAAGGCGGTGTTATTGAGTAGCGATTATTGCAATTTACAAGTGCTAAACAGTAAGATAATTCAATCGGGTGTTCGAAAATTATTTTGGCAAGGTCTGCTTGTTCGCATATTAGAGACTGAAATTTTTCTCTGATTAATTTTTCAATATCAGTTTCGCTGCTTTTGTATGCAATGAAACGAAAAAAGGAGTTAAACTCTTTTTTCTTGTTTAATAGTAAATAGAAAATTTGTTTTAGTTTTTCTTCTGCTTGACTGAAAACAGACACTTCGTCAAGGAAAAGGTCTTTGGCTTTTATAGAATCGTTAAGTGGATTGTTTGTGTCCTCTGTTTGAAGTTTGTCGTCTTTGAGCAAAGCATGATAAGGCTTTGTGGGAAATAAAAGAGGAGAGAGGAATAAAGTGTCAATAATGTTTTCTGAATTTATTTTAGCATCAGTAATAACTTTATCAATATACAGTAAATCGTGATTTAAGATATTATGTCCGCAAATGAACTCTGTTCCGTTTAAGAATTTTATAAAGTCAGCAATAGAATTTGAATGAAAGGAATTTCCGTTGTCCTTAACACCTCCAATGTCAAGAATCTTACGGCTATTTGGCTCAATCTCAGTATCAATGAATGCAATTGATTTCATTTGTCAGTTGTAAATATATTATATATATAGAAGTGAGCATCGGGAAAAATGGCTTTTTTGATTTTGCTGAAGCGTTGACTTTGTAGGTCTGAATAAAATCAGATGTGCCATTGTGTGTCAGTAATTGTTTTAAAAAATGTGCAGTGGGCAAAAAATAAAAAACATTGGGTCGGCTTGAGTGCTTGTCCGTCAGCAATGTAATGAAAGCGGATCGGCTTACTTCTCTATTCAATATTTCATTTTTCTGTCCTTTCACAATGGTTTACTTTTCAATTTTAGTACTATCGTCTATCTTTTTACACTTGGTGCCAACGGTTTGCGTGTAGCTTGCAGTTGCCGATTTAATAGCACTTTCCTGTCAAGGTACACAAAAGTTTATTAGATGCAGAAACGTTGAAACCCGCACTATCTCGGCAATAAAATATACCGCCTGTTATGCACTGGCGGTTCTTGTCTGTCCGTAGGTTTCTGTCAAATTGCACTTTCATATTAAACTTGGCAATTTACTACTTCATTTTTCTTTACTGACTCTGTCGCCCGTGTGCTATTGCGATGGCTATTCAATTCCCTCAATTATTTTTATCTCTTCTTCAGTTAATTCATAAAGCTTGTATATAATAAAATCAAGCTTTTTACATAGTTGAGTATCAAATGAAATTAATAGTTCATCAACAATATTTTCAATTTCAGTTGTTAACTCTGTTTTTGTTGGAAGTACTATTGGCAAATTTCGTAGTCTCTCAATCTTTACTTGAGGAAACAACCTCCCTGATTCGAGGGATTCTGTTCTATAATACCAATCAATAAGTGATGAATTGAGTATTGCTAATATAATTTTCAAACTTGTTTTACCCTTAAATTCGTCTCTTAATAATGTTGAATGTACAGAATTCTTCGCATAGAATTTATTAAAATCAAGTGTGCCAATTATTGAATCAGCAGTTTGTCTTGTAACAATTTTCTGATGAATGAAAAAATTTGTTCTTTTAATAATTCTGGCAGTAAATGATTCACCTCTCGCTTCAATTTTTCTTCTAAGTTTTTCCACATAATCTTCGTTGTAATAAATGTAAAAACCATCCCATTCAATAGAAGAATATCTCGTAAAGCATTTACCATCAATAATTTTTTTTGAATCCTTATCAATTTTATTTTGAGTAATTAATGTGTCTTTTATTAATTCACTGCCTGGGTTTATTCCATCATAGATTTCACAAAATGTATTTAATTTTGATTCAATATTTTTCAATTTGTCCAAAAGGGTGTCTGCACCAGAATGATTAGATTTATATACGAATTTCAAATCAATATCTTTTTTGACTCTTTCAATATCAATCTCATTTTCAACACATTTATGAATTGTTTCAAAAGAGCGAAATAAAAAAGACTTACTAGTAGCATTCTTCTCGTATTGCAATATTACAGATTTACCTACAGCTGCCGTTTCGAATACATCTTCATTAAAATGGGAAATGTACTTCAATGATGTATAAGATAAAATGTATTCTCTAAGTTTTTTAAATGCCGGAAGGTTTAATGAAGAGTCTGGTATAATAAAAGAATTTGAGGAACCGGATTTTGATAATAAAATACTTTTCTCCAGAAACAAGGCAAAAAGATTTATTTTAAAATCAGCAGTTTTGTACAACTGATATTTTTTAAGTATTTCTTTTTCAGTATTAGAAGTTTTTACTATGCCATAAGGAGGATTACCAATTATAACATCAAATCCAGAGTCAAAACCAAACATTGTTTCCGGGTCAAAAAACTTAGCCGATTGCATGGGGTCAAAAGGATTCCAGCCTGCAATTTGCCCTGCAACATTTTTACTGAAACCGCTTTGTGTAAGGGCGGCTTGTAATTCTTCACGTTTTTCTTTTTCCTTTTTCTTTAATGCTTTTTTAGCTGAGTATTTCCGGGTAAAGAAAATTTTATGACGTATTGAAGCCAGTTCTTTTTCAAATCGTTCCACATCGCCAGCCATTAAAGTCATTTGCTGCGGTTTATCCAACCCAATAAGCGTATTGGCTGCCACAAACTTGGTTTCGAGGTTAGGCATACTCAATATGTTGCGGTTGGGTTTGCTGTCGTTTACTTTTTGGTCAACGATAAGCGATATAAAGAAACGAAGCTTTGAAATTTGAATCGCAATCTGTTGTATGTCCACGCCGTAAATGCAATTCTCAATCAAAAACAGTTTACGAGCATAATCGGGATAGTTCATACTAAGGTCAAACGCCTTGTTAATTTCTTCAAGGCGTATTTTGCGTTCTTCGGTATCGCCACTATCAAATACTTCGGCGGTTTCAGCAATGGCACGTTGCTTTTGTAATTCGTTCCAGTGTTTATTTTCAGGGTCGAGTTTGTTCAGTAAGTCAACCAGCCTATGTAACACACCCATCGGGAAAGCACCCGAACCACAAGCAGGGTCAAGTATTTTGGCTTTGCTTATTGCTTTTATTAATGCTGTGTTTTCAGTTTTAGAAAATTCGGGTAAGTCAGTGGTATGTGCAAATAAATCACGCAATTTTTTTTCAAGAAGCTGCTCCCCTTCAAAAGGGGAGCTGTCAGCCAACGGCTGACTGAGGGGTTGTTTATCTTTCCATGCAAAATTTCTTTTTATCTCCTCAATTAATCCATCAGGATTATCCCATACCCATTTATTTTCAAATCTTAACACTTTAATTCCTGTATGTTGTAAGAACAAATCTCTTTCAAGGTCATATTGAGCTTGAGTTTCTTCAAAATGCCCTTGTCCATCGAGTTCTAAAGCAAGGTTTTCAGCAGGGCAATAAAAATCTAAAATATAATTAGCAACACTAAATTGGCGTCTAAACTTTTTATCTTCTAACTGTTTACCTTTTAAAAGTGTCC
This genomic interval from Bacteroidales bacterium contains the following:
- a CDS encoding phage holin family protein, which produces MNTLVKIIITAFAVIITSYILPGVKIDGFLTALIVAAVLSLLNIFIKPLLILLTIPITFYTFGLFLLVINAVIIIMTSSLVPGFKVDGFWWALAFSIILSVVRSLLESIDNKDNRQQPYTE
- a CDS encoding fibrobacter succinogenes major paralogous domain-containing protein, which encodes MRRNKFLFWFCPVIIMGIFILFTSSCKKDKDEDEDDTQVTAPATVNDVDGNVYHTVVIGTQAWLVENLHVTHYRNGDAIANVSDNTQWSNLTSGAYCCYNNSAPTATMYGYLYNWSAASDSRNIAPTGWHVATDADWTTLISYLGGESAAGGCLKETGTTHWVTPNTGASNSSGFTAIPGGDRLPTGGFDLITNYGCWWSTTASDASNAWGVNLYYGNANTVHGTYNKKCGMSIRCVMD
- a CDS encoding RecQ family ATP-dependent DNA helicase; its protein translation is MKSIAFIDTEIEPNSRKILDIGGVKDNGNSFHSNSIADFIKFLNGTEFICGHNILNHDLLYIDKVITDAKINSENIIDTLFLSPLLFPTKPYHALLKDDKLQTEDTNNPLNDSIKAKDLFLDEVSVFSQAEEKLKQIFYLLLNKKKEFNSFFRFIAYKSSETDIEKLIREKFQSLICEQADLAKIIFEHPIELSYCLALVNCNNRYSITPPWVLKNYPKVERIMFLLRNNPCLTGCLYCHQALDIHKGLKNYFGFDEYRSYAGEPLQENAVQAAVENKSILAVFPTGGGKSITFQVPALMSGENAKGLTVVISPLQSLMKDQVDNLERIGITDAVTINGLLDPIERAKSIQRIQDGFASILYISPESLRSKTTEKLLLGRKVVRFVIDEAHCFSSWGQDFRVDYLYIGDFIKSLQESKNLEEQIPVSCFTATAKQKVIEDICTYFKEKLGIKLEIFPSKATRTNLHYKVFEKGDDEEKYNSVRDLVEEKNCPTIIYVSRTKRARELAIRLCEDGFNARAFHGKMESQEKTDNQNAFIAGDVQIMVATSAFGMGVDKKDVGLVVHYEISDSLENYVQEAGRAGRDENITADCYVLFNEEDLGKHFILLNQTKLNIHEIQQIWKAIKFITKFKSSVQKSALEIARQAGWNDNLNEVETRVTTAIAALEEAGYLKRKQNMPRIFANSILSKNAQEAIDKIMHSQKFSEEQKITATRIIKTLFSSKSRKQSQQDEAESRVDYISDNLGIEIKNVISVVNLLRDEKILADAKDLTAFIKRGVNKKSSLDIVESYGLIENFLCPLFDEQEKSFHIKELNEKAEENGCMEVTPNKIKTLLNFWAIKNWIKRHNKDYNKNHIVAISCQPKEELKKRLEQRHILSQFIVDYLYEKSNTIKEDGESGKDEVLVEFSVLELQEAFSKQLQLFKVKTTIDDIEDTLFYLSRIEAIKIEGGFLVVYNKLTIDKIELNPRVQYKEQDYQKLSDYYDHKVQQIHIVGEYAKKMIDDYAGALKFVDDYFQLNFPSFLHKYFKGSREFEIKRNITPKKYKQLFDSLSDIQRRIIDDKNSKYIVVAAGPGSGKTKVLVHKLASLLLMEDVKHDQLLMVTFSRAAATEFKKRLIELIGNAANFIDMKTFHSYCFDLLGKVGTIDRASEIIKTTVEKIKKNEVEISRITKTVLVIDEAQDMDEDEFELIKVLMEKNEEMRVILVGDDDQNIYEWRGADSKYLLSFITEKKATKYELITNYRSKSNLVSFTNQFVKTIEKRLKEIPIEAKQTDNGKIKIVYYKNYNLITPFIDDILTTGLSGTTCVLTHKNEEAFQVAGLLTKRGLQAKLIQSNDGFSLYNLAEVRFFLNELNLEDDVYTITDDVWSNAKRKVIDRYKHSSKFDIWNNLIKDFEATNTKKKYKSDFEVFIRESKLEDFINENGEIIFVSTIHKAKGKEFDNVFLMLENIDVSEDEKKRQLYVAMTRAKQKLIIHLNGNYLDKIKTEEVERVENNNIFQSPSCLALHLSHKDLNLGYFEFIQKRVSALTSGDLINISEEGCKNEKGELVLKFSKKFIDTLADLKTNGFELTEAKVNFIVHWQGEDKAQEVKIILPELQFEKLINN
- a CDS encoding DUF559 domain-containing protein, producing MTTEEFKTNIQEALQSFAKGNLTKNSLELFAKLGYVTVRRAPLDKPTFNEFEDTYISDQKFDETKARVKEWKYVDLLFQLSREEVSQQASLFDTKQVDNTIIETYLFFAIELIGEEYNRTDLSNITREINRLFPMPVMVLFKYGYKLTFSVINRRLHKRDESKDVLEKVTLIKDISIESPLRAHIEILFDLSFQELLNKHQFTNFVELHNAWQKTLNTKELNKRFYSELFNWYLWAVQSVRFPNDLNDDKDDNVYNAESVIRLLTRLIFVWFIKEKNLVPETLFNVKKLKAILKDLKPESEKTSVYYRAILQNLFFATLNTPMDKDITDENKDEKRRFINTLPKTSNDHYLDQTKYRYQDYFINPDKALELFATIPFLNGGLFECLDFKEGNKEIRFDGFSSTEKRQAFVPDKLFFADEFVFDLNTEYGTKGKKYKVEGLINILDSYKFTIAENTPLEEEIALDPELLGKVFENLLASYNPETQTTARKQTGSFYTPREIVNYMVDESLIAYFKQVLKSSSPDKGEVSEGRRGQENIFNPEVSEGRREKLNNLPHLKTFRKELRNNLTPAEAKLWTLLKGKQLEDKKFRRQFSVANYILDFYCPAENLALELDGQGHFEETQAQYDLERDLFLQHTGIKVLRFENKWVWDNPDGLIEEIKRNFAWKDKQPLSQPLADSSPFEGEQLLEKKLRDLFAHTTDLPEFSKTENTALIKAISKAKILDPACGSGAFPMGVLHRLVDLLNKLDPENKHWNELQKQRAIAETAEVFDSGDTEERKIRLEEINKAFDLSMNYPDYARKLFLIENCIYGVDIQQIAIQISKLRFFISLIVDQKVNDSKPNRNILSMPNLETKFVAANTLIGLDKPQQMTLMAGDVERFEKELASIRHKIFFTRKYSAKKALKKKEKEKREELQAALTQSGFSKNVAGQIAGWNPFDPMQSAKFFDPETMFGFDSGFDVIIGNPPYGIVKTSNTEKEILKKYQLYKTADFKINLFALFLEKSILLSKSGSSNSFIIPDSSLNLPAFKKLREYILSYTSLKYISHFNEDVFETAAVGKSVILQYEKNATSKSFLFRSFETIHKCVENEIDIERVKKDIDLKFVYKSNHSGADTLLDKLKNIESKLNTFCEIYDGINPGSELIKDTLITQNKIDKDSKKIIDGKCFTRYSSIEWDGFYIYYNEDYVEKLRRKIEARGESFTARIIKRTNFFIHQKIVTRQTADSIIGTLDFNKFYAKNSVHSTLLRDEFKGKTSLKIILAILNSSLIDWYYRTESLESGRLFPQVKIERLRNLPIVLPTKTELTTEIENIVDELLISFDTQLCKKLDFIIYKLYELTEEEIKIIEGIE